In Acidimicrobiia bacterium, the genomic stretch CACCCCCTCTGAGAATCTCATACATTCCAAGGGTCATCTGCTCGACCGAAACCGGGAAACGATCCACATCCCATCCCAGTCGATCGTCGCCGGCATTGGCGTCGATACTCCCGAAGATCCCGCCCGCGAACGCTGTCGCAACCTCATGGGCGAAGTCGTGACCCGAGAGCGTGGCGTGGTTCACTTCGATATTGACCTTGATCTCATCCTCCAGGTGGTATTTCTGCAGGAAGGCGTGAACTGCGGCCGTATCAAAGTCATATTGGTGTTTGGTCGGCTCGTACGGTTTCGGCTCCAGGAGGATTGCTCCCTCGAAACCGATTTTGTGCTTATGCTCAACCACCAACGTGAGGAACCGACCCAACTGGTCAAGCTCACGCTTCAAATCGGTGTTCAGGAGCGTTTCGTACCCCTCCCGGCCACCCCATAGGACATAGTTGGCGCCGCCAAGCCGGTGCGTTGCTTCCAGGCAGTGAGCAACTTGGGCTGCGGCGTATGCGAAAACCTCGGGGTCGGGATTGGTGGCCGCCCCGGCCTGATAGCGCGGATGTGTGAACAGGTTGGCCGTCCCCCACAGCAGTTTGGTTCCGGTTCGGGCCATGTGGGCCTCGGCTTCGTCGACCATCATGTCGAATGACGTAGCTGACTCTTTGAAGCTGGCCCCTTCCGGAGCAATGTCGCGGTCGTGGAAACAGAAGAACGGAACCCCGAGTTTTTCAAAGAACTCAAAAGCAGCTGACATTTTCGCCTTGGCCGCATCGAGCGGATCGGAAGCTTGGCCTAGCCAGGGCCGGTCCAGAGTTCCGGATCCAAAAATGTCGAACCCATCCCAGTTGAAACTGTGCCAGTAGGCCACCGCAAAACGAAGATGCTCGGCCATCGTTCGACCCGCCACCACACGCCCTGCGTCGTACCATCGGAAGGCAAGAGGGTCGGTACTGTCAACGCCGGCAAACCGGATCGGTTCGGTGATTTCAGCGAAAAAGGGTTCAGACATTGAGGTCATTCGGTCCACATAGGTGACCCCATAGGATAACCCCACGACCGCTCCGGCGCCCCACGACCAACCACGAACCTGCCAGCAGACGCGCGAGTGCGGACGAATTGAGGATGGACGAATGAACCGCAAGCAATGAGTATCTACTCATGAGCTATGTACTTGGTATCGACGTGTCGACGACGGCGACCAAGGCCGTGCTGGTCGATGAAGACGGAGGGGTCGCCGCGACCGCTGTTGGCGAATACGAGTTGCAAATGCCTCAGCCGCTATGGAGCGAGCAAGAACCCGAGGTGTGGTGGGAGGCCGCTCGAACCGCCATCCAAGGGGCGATGAGCATCGCGGGAGCGACCAGTGAGGACGTAATTGCAGTCGGGCTCACCGGACAAATGCATGGGCTGGTACTGCTCGACTCCAACCACAAGGTGCTCCGACCGGCCATCCTCTGGAACGACCAGCGAACCAGCGCCGAATGCGATGAGATCCGCCATCGAATCGGTCGAGAACGTCTCATCGCCATTACCGGTAACGATGCAGTTGCCGGATTAACGGCTCCCAAGATTCAGTGGGTGCGCAACAACGAACCCGACCTCTACGGCCGGATCGCTCAGATGCTGCTCCCCAAGGACTACGTCCGTTTCCGGCTAACGGAACTCTATGCCACGGACAAGGCCGGGGCGGGTGGCACCCTCCTCATGGACTTGACTCGCCGGGACTGGTCCCCAGAGATTCTCGACGCGTTGGAAATCGACCCGGCTCTCCTACCTCCCACGCACGAAGGCCCAGTCGCCACCGGAGTCATTACGGCGGCCGCCGCGGTAGCCACCGGACTGGCAGCCGGCACGCCAGTGGTTGCCGGGGCGGGCGATCAGGCGGCCAACGCGGTCGGCACCGGTGCCGTAGGCCAAGGGGTATTCGCCCTATCGCTCGGGACCTCAGGAGTCGTGTTCGTATCAACCGAACAA encodes the following:
- the xylB gene encoding xylulokinase; its protein translation is MSYVLGIDVSTTATKAVLVDEDGGVAATAVGEYELQMPQPLWSEQEPEVWWEAARTAIQGAMSIAGATSEDVIAVGLTGQMHGLVLLDSNHKVLRPAILWNDQRTSAECDEIRHRIGRERLIAITGNDAVAGLTAPKIQWVRNNEPDLYGRIAQMLLPKDYVRFRLTELYATDKAGAGGTLLMDLTRRDWSPEILDALEIDPALLPPTHEGPVATGVITAAAAVATGLAAGTPVVAGAGDQAANAVGTGAVGQGVFALSLGTSGVVFVSTEQPRYDPEGRLHAFPHAIPDRWHLMGVMLSAAGSFRWFRDTFAPGREYDELTGAAASIGPGAEGLTFLPYLTGERTPHPDPLARGAFVGLSLRHNLDHLTRAVLEGVAFGLKDILDLMTASGAQHPDQIRASGGGIRSSLWRQILADVLGAEIATVTTPEGAAFGAAMLAAVSAGWHADVDAVATAWVTIGDVTAPGSDVDRYHELHGRYQRLYPALQPWFMEVGLELDSVGRSGSDQDN
- the xylA gene encoding xylose isomerase: MSEPFFAEITEPIRFAGVDSTDPLAFRWYDAGRVVAGRTMAEHLRFAVAYWHSFNWDGFDIFGSGTLDRPWLGQASDPLDAAKAKMSAAFEFFEKLGVPFFCFHDRDIAPEGASFKESATSFDMMVDEAEAHMARTGTKLLWGTANLFTHPRYQAGAATNPDPEVFAYAAAQVAHCLEATHRLGGANYVLWGGREGYETLLNTDLKRELDQLGRFLTLVVEHKHKIGFEGAILLEPKPYEPTKHQYDFDTAAVHAFLQKYHLEDEIKVNIEVNHATLSGHDFAHEVATAFAGGIFGSIDANAGDDRLGWDVDRFPVSVEQMTLGMYEILRGGGFTTGGLNFDAKLRRQSIDRTDLFHAHIGGMDTMAHALVVAAAMLEDSALEDVRSKRYAGWESDLGIRIMSGQESLGALHERSLRTGEPTRRCGGQEALENLVARYIDQAR